A genomic stretch from Lysobacter ciconiae includes:
- the fabG gene encoding 3-oxoacyl-ACP reductase FabG has product MSSSIPRRALVTGGSGDIGGAICARLATDGMHVIVHANANLARAEQVVDAIHHEGGSAQAVAFDVADGVATRAALDGLLADGPIAVLVNNAGIHEDGPMAGMSEEQWRRVIDVSVHGFFNVTQPLLLPMARGRWGRIVSVSSVAAVLGNRGQVNYAAAKSALHGASKSLAREMASRGISVNVVAPGVIEGRMAADAFPADMLKQMVPAGRAGRPDEVAALVGFLCSDAAGYINGQVIGINGGMG; this is encoded by the coding sequence ATGAGTTCATCCATTCCCCGGCGCGCGCTGGTGACCGGCGGCAGCGGCGACATCGGTGGCGCGATCTGCGCCCGCCTCGCCACCGACGGCATGCACGTGATCGTCCACGCCAACGCCAACCTGGCCCGCGCCGAGCAGGTGGTGGACGCGATCCATCACGAAGGCGGCAGCGCGCAGGCGGTCGCGTTCGACGTCGCCGATGGCGTGGCGACGCGCGCGGCGCTGGACGGTCTGCTCGCGGACGGCCCGATCGCGGTGCTCGTAAACAACGCCGGCATCCACGAGGACGGCCCGATGGCCGGGATGAGCGAGGAGCAGTGGCGGCGCGTGATCGATGTCTCCGTACACGGCTTCTTCAACGTCACCCAGCCGCTGCTGCTGCCGATGGCGCGCGGACGCTGGGGACGCATCGTCAGTGTGTCCTCGGTTGCCGCGGTGCTGGGCAACCGCGGCCAGGTCAACTATGCGGCGGCGAAGTCGGCCCTGCACGGCGCCAGCAAGTCGCTGGCCCGGGAGATGGCCAGTCGCGGCATCAGCGTCAACGTGGTCGCGCCGGGCGTGATCGAGGGACGCATGGCCGCCGACGCCTTCCCCGCCGACATGCTCAAGCAGATGGTGCCGGCGGGCCGTGCGGGGCGTCCGGACGAGGTCGCCGCGCTGGTGGGATTCCTGTGCTCGGACGCGGCGGGCTACATCAACGGCCAGGTGATCGGCATCAACGGCGGCATGGGCTGA
- a CDS encoding phosphotransferase has product MSADLQAIDAQAIASLIPHAGSMSLWDRVLEWDDASIRLSAGRHRDPAHPLRSGDRLRAVHLCEYGAQAMAVHGGLRASRAGGVARPGLLVALRGVALHVARIDDLPGALEGEARLLIDGDNGWQYEFRLLHAGALLAEGRAAVMPAPATQAD; this is encoded by the coding sequence ATGAGCGCGGACCTGCAGGCCATCGATGCCCAAGCCATTGCCAGCCTGATCCCGCACGCCGGCTCCATGAGCCTGTGGGACCGGGTGCTCGAGTGGGACGATGCCAGCATCCGCCTGAGCGCCGGGCGCCACCGCGACCCCGCGCACCCGCTGCGCAGCGGTGACCGGCTGCGCGCGGTGCACCTGTGCGAATACGGGGCGCAGGCGATGGCGGTGCACGGCGGCCTGCGCGCCAGCCGTGCCGGAGGCGTGGCCCGACCGGGGCTGCTGGTGGCCCTGCGCGGGGTGGCGTTGCATGTGGCCCGCATCGACGACCTGCCCGGCGCCCTGGAAGGCGAGGCACGCCTGCTGATCGACGGCGACAATGGCTGGCAGTACGAATTCCGCCTCCTGCACGCCGGCGCACTGCTGGCCGAGGGTCGCGCGGCGGTGATGCCCGCGCCGGCCACGCAGGCCGACTAG
- a CDS encoding LpxL/LpxP family acyltransferase: protein MSDSWVERPEGGSRLAFGLIRTIAEVVGREPTRLLLWPITAYYVLARGPERRASRAYLSRVLGRPARWRDVFRHVHVFSATILDRVFLLGGQLGQFDLRVEGVEQLLEQVDRGQGVLMFGSHLGSFEVLRMLATERPQVQLRVVLDVGHNPALTQLLDALNPGVAKTVIDAGQDGPSLLLAIKDATDAGALVAMLVDRIQPGKPSCPANFLGGTAHFPTAPWLVASVLKVPVLLGFGLYRGGRRYDLLFETFDPCIRIERRQRQQALQGVIQRYADRLQHHARNAPYNWFNFYDFWQPEDEAIDLARAPDPAGPALAGGTVVAGERAGGERG from the coding sequence GTGAGCGACAGCTGGGTGGAACGGCCCGAGGGCGGCAGCCGGCTTGCGTTCGGATTGATACGCACGATCGCCGAAGTGGTCGGGCGCGAGCCGACCCGGTTGCTGCTGTGGCCGATCACCGCGTACTACGTGCTCGCCCGCGGTCCGGAACGCCGGGCCTCGCGCGCTTACCTCAGCCGCGTACTGGGGCGGCCGGCGCGGTGGCGCGACGTGTTCCGCCACGTGCACGTGTTTTCCGCCACGATCCTGGACCGGGTGTTCCTGCTGGGCGGTCAGCTCGGCCAGTTCGACCTGCGCGTGGAAGGCGTGGAGCAGCTGCTGGAGCAGGTCGACCGCGGCCAGGGCGTGCTGATGTTCGGCTCCCACCTGGGCAGTTTCGAGGTGCTGAGGATGCTCGCCACCGAGCGCCCGCAGGTGCAGCTGCGGGTGGTGCTGGACGTCGGCCACAATCCGGCGTTAACCCAGTTGCTGGATGCGCTGAATCCGGGCGTCGCAAAGACCGTGATCGACGCCGGCCAGGACGGCCCTTCGCTGTTGCTGGCGATCAAGGACGCGACCGACGCCGGCGCGCTGGTGGCGATGCTGGTCGACCGGATCCAGCCCGGTAAACCGTCGTGCCCGGCGAACTTCCTGGGCGGGACCGCACACTTCCCCACCGCGCCCTGGCTGGTGGCCAGCGTGCTGAAAGTGCCGGTGCTGCTGGGTTTTGGCCTGTACCGCGGCGGTCGCCGTTACGATCTGCTGTTCGAGACGTTCGACCCGTGCATCCGCATCGAGCGCCGGCAGCGCCAGCAGGCCCTGCAGGGAGTCATTCAGCGTTACGCGGACCGCTTGCAGCACCATGCCCGCAACGCCCCTTACAACTGGTTCAATTTCTATGACTTCTGGCAACCCGAAGATGAAGCGATCGACCTGGCTCGCGCGCCTGACCCGGCTGGACCTGCGTTGGCTGGCGGCACCGTTGTTGCTGGCGAGCGCGCTGGCGGCGAGCGCGGCTGA
- a CDS encoding beta-ketoacyl synthase chain length factor, with the protein MSALVATIEGVGFWATGLPGWDSARDFVRDGRLPEAPPARPSPQLLAPNERRRAPGTVAVALEVALAACEAAGRDPASLPSVFASTHGELAITDYMCATLADQPETISPTRFHNSVHNAAAGYWSIGTGATAATTAISAYQATFAQGLLEALVQLATGVPAVLLVAYDGSSVGPLAKISPSAGLLGGALVLSRSERAGAMRLAATLADGEAPAAAGPLAARDPGNAMAPMLGLFDALASGDRHTTLSAGAGRILQLSLHEPSLHEPSLQETGAQRRG; encoded by the coding sequence GTGAGCGCGCTGGTCGCCACCATCGAAGGCGTGGGTTTCTGGGCCACGGGACTGCCGGGCTGGGACAGTGCGCGCGACTTTGTCCGCGATGGCCGCTTGCCCGAAGCGCCACCGGCGCGTCCCTCGCCGCAGTTGCTGGCGCCCAACGAGCGCCGCCGCGCGCCGGGCACCGTCGCCGTCGCGCTGGAGGTGGCGCTGGCCGCGTGCGAGGCCGCCGGTCGCGACCCGGCCTCGCTGCCGTCGGTGTTCGCCTCCACCCACGGCGAGCTGGCGATCACCGACTACATGTGCGCGACCCTGGCCGACCAGCCGGAAACGATCTCGCCGACCCGCTTCCACAATTCGGTCCACAACGCCGCCGCCGGCTACTGGAGTATCGGTACCGGCGCGACCGCGGCCACCACCGCGATCAGCGCCTACCAGGCGACGTTTGCGCAAGGGCTGCTGGAGGCACTGGTGCAGCTGGCGACCGGCGTGCCGGCGGTATTGCTGGTCGCCTACGACGGATCGTCGGTCGGCCCGCTGGCGAAAATCTCCCCCAGCGCGGGCCTGCTCGGCGGCGCGCTGGTGCTGTCACGCAGCGAGCGCGCCGGCGCTATGCGGCTGGCGGCCACGCTGGCCGACGGCGAGGCGCCGGCCGCCGCCGGACCGCTGGCGGCGCGTGATCCGGGCAACGCGATGGCACCGATGCTGGGGCTGTTCGACGCGCTCGCGTCCGGTGACCGGCACACCACCCTTTCCGCCGGCGCCGGGCGGATACTCCAGCTGTCGCTGCATGAGCCGTCGCTGCATGAGCCGTCGCTGCAGGAAACCGGAGCGCAACGCCGTGGCTGA
- a CDS encoding beta-ketoacyl-[acyl-carrier-protein] synthase family protein, which yields MPPFAVRAWSATTALGRGVQAQHAALLERRSGLRPNDFGPDNADGVPLPCWIGRVDGLEDAPLPAQFARWECRNNRLAWLALQQDGMLDAVRDAVDRLGAERVALVIGTSTSSIGASEEAYRDLQPDADGTPAFPPELARPIVHTVHSLGDFVQQVSGARGPCITVATACSSSAKVFAQAARLIEAGVVDAALVGGVDTLCGSVLYGFNSLQLVSAQPCRPFDADRDGLSLGEAGGFALLERVPADNRSLRLLGYGESSDAHHMSSPHPQGLGALQAMNEALARAGIAPEDVDYLNLHGTSTPANDRIEAAAVASLFPARLHASSTKGWTGHTLGAAGIVEAVFCLIALQHGTLPGILNSATPDPACGPQIRFDNAQASIQVAMTNSFGFGGNNASLVFGVSA from the coding sequence ATGCCGCCGTTTGCCGTGCGCGCGTGGAGCGCGACCACGGCGCTCGGTCGTGGCGTGCAGGCCCAGCACGCGGCGCTGCTGGAGCGCCGCAGCGGCCTGCGACCCAACGATTTCGGCCCCGACAACGCCGATGGGGTGCCGCTGCCGTGCTGGATCGGCCGCGTCGACGGGCTCGAGGACGCGCCGCTGCCGGCGCAGTTCGCGCGCTGGGAGTGCCGCAACAACCGCCTGGCCTGGCTGGCCCTGCAGCAGGACGGCATGCTCGACGCCGTCCGCGATGCGGTCGACCGGCTCGGCGCGGAACGCGTCGCGCTGGTGATCGGCACCTCGACCTCCAGCATCGGTGCCAGCGAGGAGGCCTATCGCGACCTGCAGCCCGACGCGGACGGCACGCCCGCGTTTCCGCCCGAACTGGCGCGTCCGATCGTGCACACCGTGCATTCGCTGGGCGACTTCGTGCAGCAGGTCAGCGGCGCGCGCGGGCCGTGCATCACCGTGGCCACGGCCTGCTCCTCCAGCGCCAAGGTGTTCGCCCAGGCGGCGCGGCTGATCGAGGCCGGCGTGGTCGATGCGGCCCTGGTCGGCGGCGTGGACACCCTGTGCGGCAGCGTCCTGTACGGCTTCAACTCGCTGCAACTGGTCTCCGCGCAGCCGTGTCGACCCTTCGATGCCGACCGCGACGGTCTGTCGCTGGGCGAGGCCGGCGGATTCGCCCTGCTGGAGCGTGTGCCGGCGGATAACCGGTCGCTGCGCCTGCTCGGCTACGGCGAATCCAGCGACGCCCACCACATGTCCTCGCCCCACCCGCAAGGGCTGGGCGCGTTGCAGGCCATGAACGAGGCACTGGCGCGCGCAGGGATCGCCCCGGAAGACGTCGATTACCTCAACCTGCACGGCACCTCGACCCCCGCCAACGACCGCATCGAGGCAGCCGCGGTGGCCAGCCTGTTCCCGGCCCGGTTGCACGCCAGCTCGACCAAGGGCTGGACCGGACACACCCTGGGCGCGGCGGGCATCGTGGAGGCGGTGTTCTGCCTGATCGCGCTCCAGCACGGCACGCTTCCCGGCATCCTCAACAGCGCCACGCCGGATCCCGCCTGCGGACCGCAGATCCGTTTCGACAACGCGCAGGCGTCGATCCAGGTGGCGATGACCAACTCCTTCGGTTTCGGTGGCAACAACGCCTCGCTGGTGTTCGGGGTGTCTGCGTGA
- a CDS encoding NAD(P)/FAD-dependent oxidoreductase, whose protein sequence is MPDPHANIDVLILGGGLAGLSLAIELKRRDPAIAVTVLERNTHPAPEAAFKVGESTVEIGAHYFSTVLGLREHLDSRQIRKFGFRFFFSDGRDDLDATTEVGVREALPMMSWQLDRGRFENFLGEHAASLGVDFRHGCKVLGVELAAPGSDAAHEVRHVQDGVESVSTARWVVDASGRAALLKRKLGLAKTHPHDANAAWWRVEGRLDPGSWSSDSDWMQRCQPPERWRSTNHLCGPGYWFWMIPLASDVHSLGIVCDAQMHPLETINSHDKAMAWLHKHQPRVAQALDAPEHAVRDFRFLRHFSHDCEQVFSADRWAITGEAGLFLDPFYSPGSDFIAISNGYICELIEKDRAGARIGAHAELYQQLLFSFFDNTMSLYQDQYPLFGDALVMPLKVVWDYTYYWSVLAPLYTAGRITDLSLLGRLRKPLERATALNKTMQSLLRSWGEANAAAGYVPPDGRELDQSAIGWFRDLNGALLDSPDDAELYDRIGANVVRMEVLAAEMARQANRQHPTLAAIGPADFTVADRTIGLLPPVWYGLDDDLAVAGQMASPTPGVALAT, encoded by the coding sequence ATGCCAGACCCGCACGCGAACATCGATGTACTGATCCTCGGCGGCGGACTGGCAGGACTGAGCCTGGCGATCGAACTGAAGCGGCGCGACCCGGCGATCGCCGTCACCGTGCTGGAGCGCAACACGCACCCGGCGCCGGAGGCAGCGTTCAAGGTCGGCGAGTCGACGGTCGAGATCGGCGCGCACTACTTCAGCACCGTACTCGGGCTGCGCGAGCACCTCGACAGCCGCCAGATCCGCAAGTTCGGTTTCCGCTTCTTCTTCAGCGACGGGCGCGACGATCTGGACGCCACGACCGAGGTCGGCGTGCGCGAGGCGCTGCCGATGATGTCCTGGCAACTCGATCGCGGGCGCTTCGAGAATTTCCTCGGCGAGCACGCGGCCTCGCTGGGGGTCGACTTCCGCCACGGCTGCAAGGTCCTGGGCGTCGAGCTGGCGGCACCCGGCAGCGACGCCGCGCATGAGGTCCGCCACGTGCAGGACGGCGTGGAGTCGGTGTCGACGGCGCGCTGGGTGGTTGATGCCAGCGGCCGCGCCGCCCTGCTCAAGCGCAAGCTCGGTCTGGCCAAGACCCATCCGCACGATGCCAACGCGGCGTGGTGGCGGGTGGAGGGGCGCCTGGATCCGGGCAGCTGGTCGTCCGATAGCGACTGGATGCAGCGCTGCCAGCCGCCCGAGCGCTGGCGCTCGACCAACCACCTGTGCGGCCCCGGCTACTGGTTCTGGATGATTCCGCTGGCGTCGGACGTGCACTCGCTGGGCATCGTCTGCGACGCGCAGATGCACCCGCTGGAAACCATCAATAGCCACGACAAGGCGATGGCCTGGCTGCACAAGCACCAGCCCCGCGTCGCCCAGGCGCTCGACGCGCCAGAGCACGCGGTGCGCGACTTCCGCTTTCTGCGCCATTTCAGCCACGACTGCGAGCAGGTGTTCTCGGCCGATCGCTGGGCGATCACCGGCGAGGCCGGGCTCTTCCTGGACCCGTTCTACTCGCCGGGCAGTGACTTCATCGCGATCAGCAACGGCTACATCTGCGAGCTGATCGAAAAGGACCGCGCCGGCGCGCGCATCGGCGCCCATGCCGAGCTCTACCAGCAGCTGCTGTTCTCCTTCTTCGACAACACCATGAGCCTGTACCAGGACCAGTACCCGCTGTTTGGCGATGCGCTGGTGATGCCGCTCAAGGTGGTCTGGGACTACACGTATTACTGGTCGGTGCTGGCGCCGCTGTATACCGCGGGCAGGATCACCGACCTGTCCCTGCTGGGCCGGCTGCGCAAGCCGCTGGAGCGTGCGACCGCGCTCAACAAGACGATGCAGTCGCTGCTGCGTAGCTGGGGTGAGGCCAATGCCGCCGCCGGCTATGTCCCGCCGGACGGTCGCGAGCTGGACCAGTCGGCGATCGGCTGGTTCCGCGATCTCAACGGGGCGTTGCTGGACAGCCCGGATGACGCGGAACTGTACGACCGCATCGGCGCCAACGTTGTGCGCATGGAAGTGCTCGCCGCTGAAATGGCGCGGCAGGCCAACCGCCAGCACCCGACGTTGGCCGCGATCGGCCCCGCGGATTTCACGGTCGCCGACCGCACGATCGGCCTGCTGCCGCCGGTCTGGTACGGCCTGGACGACGACCTGGCGGTCGCCGGCCAGATGGCGTCACCGACTCCCGGCGTGGCGCTTGCGACCTAG
- a CDS encoding MMPL family transporter, translating into MSPRRRLSLALVWLALLLVGGWWISQQLQLSGDLRKFMPEARTPAQKLLIDELGEGPGSRLLLLAVSGDRPEVLARQSAAMVTALAGDPAFSLAANGGVAGLESIPEALRPYRYLLSTTLDHQPLDAAYLSDQLEARLQDLGSPMAALVEPLLPADPTLEVLALADTWQPATAPQQLHGVWFDREGRRALLAVQTTAAGFDPGGQEAALAKLHAAFDAVRGDSSSQLLVSGPGAFAVEVGGRTQREASFIGSLDGVIFSLLLLIAYRSWRVPLLAALPLASGGLAGMAAVALGFDGIHGITVAFGFTLIGVAQDYPIHLISHQRPGLSPWDNARALWPTLGTGVVATCIAYLTFLISGVDGLKQLAVFTIAGLGVAALTTRYLLPGLIDTTENGGKPYDAASSSAMAKVWGHFSRWPRMGVTTGVLLGAAGLAVIWFVPGPFWQNDLSRLTPVPEHLLVQDGQLRAELGAPDVRYLMVVQGADAEAALQASEALQPVLVQMQSEGLLQAFDLASRYLPSAATQRARQARLPDAPTLQAALDAAVADSPFRSDVFAPFLSDVAAARAAPPLTAADLAGTPLAARVDGLLLRSDSHATALVALTGLEDPVAVASLLAPHGAQLLDLKDASESLVAEYRTRLLWALALAAVLLVATIWVALRDVRRTLRVLAPMALAIIVLLAVLRGFGVELNLFHLVALILACGLGLDYGLFFDHAGDSREGQLRALHAIIVCSLATLLVFALLATSSIPVLQAIGSTVALGVIFNFVLALLIVRQPAAESGEGATPEPIAEHGGAELLQ; encoded by the coding sequence ATGAGTCCGCGTCGGCGCCTCTCGCTGGCCCTGGTGTGGCTGGCGCTGTTGCTGGTGGGCGGCTGGTGGATCAGCCAACAGCTGCAGCTCAGCGGCGACCTGCGCAAGTTCATGCCCGAGGCGCGCACGCCGGCGCAGAAGTTGCTGATCGACGAGCTCGGCGAGGGCCCCGGCTCACGCCTGCTGCTGCTGGCGGTCTCCGGCGACCGGCCCGAGGTGCTGGCCCGGCAGTCGGCCGCGATGGTCACTGCGCTGGCCGGCGATCCGGCCTTCAGCCTGGCCGCCAACGGCGGGGTGGCCGGCCTGGAGTCGATCCCCGAAGCGCTGCGTCCGTACCGCTACCTGCTCTCCACCACGCTGGATCACCAGCCGCTGGACGCCGCCTACCTGTCGGATCAGCTGGAAGCGCGGCTGCAGGACCTGGGCTCGCCCATGGCCGCGCTGGTCGAGCCGCTGCTGCCGGCCGATCCGACCCTGGAGGTGCTGGCACTGGCCGACACCTGGCAGCCCGCCACGGCGCCGCAGCAACTGCACGGGGTGTGGTTCGACCGCGAGGGCAGGCGCGCCCTGCTCGCGGTGCAGACCACCGCGGCCGGCTTCGATCCCGGCGGCCAGGAGGCGGCGCTGGCGAAGCTGCATGCGGCGTTCGACGCGGTCCGCGGCGACAGCAGCTCGCAATTGCTGGTCAGCGGCCCGGGCGCGTTCGCGGTCGAGGTCGGCGGACGCACCCAGCGGGAGGCCAGTTTCATCGGCAGCCTGGACGGCGTCATTTTCTCCCTGCTGCTGCTGATCGCCTACCGCAGCTGGCGGGTTCCGCTGTTGGCGGCGCTGCCGCTGGCCAGTGGCGGTTTGGCCGGCATGGCCGCCGTCGCGCTGGGCTTTGACGGCATCCACGGCATCACCGTGGCCTTCGGCTTCACCCTGATCGGGGTGGCGCAGGACTACCCGATCCACCTGATCAGCCACCAGCGCCCGGGGCTGTCGCCGTGGGACAACGCGCGCGCGCTGTGGCCGACGCTGGGTACCGGCGTGGTCGCGACCTGCATCGCCTACCTGACCTTCCTGATCTCCGGCGTGGACGGTTTGAAGCAGCTCGCGGTGTTCACCATCGCCGGCCTGGGCGTCGCCGCGCTGACCACGCGCTACCTGTTGCCGGGCCTGATCGACACCACCGAGAACGGCGGCAAGCCCTACGACGCGGCGTCCTCCTCGGCGATGGCCAAGGTGTGGGGCCATTTTTCGCGCTGGCCGCGGATGGGCGTGACCACTGGCGTCCTGCTGGGCGCGGCCGGCCTGGCGGTGATCTGGTTCGTGCCCGGGCCGTTCTGGCAGAACGACCTGTCGCGGCTGACCCCGGTGCCGGAGCACCTGCTGGTGCAGGACGGCCAGTTGCGCGCCGAGCTGGGCGCGCCGGACGTGCGCTACCTCATGGTCGTCCAGGGCGCCGACGCCGAGGCAGCGCTGCAGGCGTCCGAAGCGCTGCAGCCGGTGCTTGTGCAGATGCAATCGGAGGGGCTGCTGCAGGCGTTCGACCTTGCCTCGCGCTACCTGCCCAGCGCGGCCACCCAGCGCGCGCGCCAGGCACGGCTGCCGGATGCGCCGACCTTGCAGGCGGCGCTGGACGCGGCGGTGGCCGACAGTCCGTTCCGCAGCGATGTGTTCGCCCCGTTCCTGAGCGATGTCGCGGCCGCGCGCGCTGCGCCGCCGTTGACTGCGGCAGACCTTGCGGGCACGCCGCTGGCGGCGCGTGTTGACGGCCTGCTGTTGCGCAGCGACTCGCACGCCACCGCGCTGGTGGCGCTCACCGGGCTGGAGGATCCGGTCGCCGTGGCGTCATTGCTGGCGCCGCACGGAGCGCAGTTGCTCGACCTCAAGGACGCCTCCGAGTCGCTGGTGGCCGAGTACCGCACGCGCCTGCTGTGGGCACTCGCGCTGGCGGCGGTGCTGCTGGTGGCGACGATCTGGGTGGCCCTGCGCGACGTGCGCCGCACCTTGCGGGTGCTCGCGCCGATGGCGCTGGCGATCATCGTGCTGCTGGCGGTGCTGCGCGGCTTCGGCGTCGAGTTGAACCTGTTCCATCTGGTCGCGCTGATCCTGGCCTGCGGTCTGGGGCTGGACTACGGCCTGTTTTTCGACCACGCCGGCGACAGCCGCGAGGGCCAGTTGCGCGCCCTGCACGCGATCATCGTCTGCAGCCTGGCGACGCTGCTGGTGTTCGCGTTGCTGGCCACTTCCAGCATCCCGGTGCTGCAGGCGATCGGAAGCACCGTGGCGCTGGGGGTTATCTTCAACTTCGTGCTGGCGCTGCTGATCGTGCGTCAGCCGGCCGCGGAGTCCGGCGAAGGCGCGACGCCGGAGCCGATTGCCGAACACGGTGGCGCGGAGCTGCTCCAATGA
- a CDS encoding LolA-related protein: protein MKRSTWLARLTRLDLRWLAAPLLLASALAASAAEPASGEAASPGWILGKLAQPAPMATPFVEVRESRMLKNALRLSGEYRRPQDGVLVRAVRDPYVETTTIHAGQATIERAGRAPRTFSLARAPELAGLQDSFGALLSGDRAALEALYRLRSEGTRQQWSLELTPTAAELARRLQTITLYGQDAELRCIETRMVDEPKPQRTLLASAAEAAPAVVDADGLARLCHQGVAPR from the coding sequence ATGAAGCGATCGACCTGGCTCGCGCGCCTGACCCGGCTGGACCTGCGTTGGCTGGCGGCACCGTTGTTGCTGGCGAGCGCGCTGGCGGCGAGCGCGGCTGAGCCGGCGTCTGGCGAGGCGGCCAGCCCGGGCTGGATCCTCGGCAAGCTGGCCCAGCCGGCGCCGATGGCCACGCCGTTCGTGGAAGTGCGCGAGTCGCGGATGCTGAAAAACGCGCTGCGCCTGAGCGGCGAGTACCGTCGCCCGCAGGACGGCGTGCTGGTGCGCGCGGTGCGCGACCCCTACGTGGAGACCACCACCATCCACGCCGGGCAGGCGACCATCGAGCGCGCCGGCCGTGCGCCGCGGACGTTCTCGCTGGCGCGGGCCCCTGAGCTCGCCGGCCTGCAGGACAGCTTCGGAGCCCTGCTGTCGGGCGATCGCGCGGCGCTGGAAGCGCTGTACCGCCTGCGCAGTGAAGGCACCCGCCAGCAGTGGAGCCTGGAACTGACGCCGACCGCGGCGGAGCTCGCGCGCCGGCTGCAGACCATCACCCTGTACGGCCAGGACGCCGAGCTGCGCTGCATCGAGACCCGCATGGTCGATGAGCCCAAGCCGCAGCGCACCCTGCTGGCCAGCGCCGCGGAGGCCGCGCCGGCCGTGGTCGATGCCGACGGCCTGGCCCGCCTTTGCCATCAGGGCGTCGCCCCCCGATGA
- a CDS encoding glycosyltransferase family 2 protein encodes MADRLHRDNIVVVIPALNEALRIRDVVAGALRQCSNVIVVDDGSDDDTVERIAALPVTVLRNRQRLGKGASLRRGFQAALSAGASAVLTMDGDGQHLADDIPRLLEAGNLYPGHIVIGARLRRRSQQPRYRRAANAFADWGIAWGTGYQIADTQSGQRLYPAEVAALDDVPGEDFVFEAQILISAARMLGTRCVSVPIESRYAAAASAPGAADDTAVQFRRSHFRPLRDFTRITSHVVGQCWDTRRMPAILRQIRANPALIHDPAGDFDSLRVARPHASKS; translated from the coding sequence GTGGCTGATCGCCTCCATCGGGACAACATCGTGGTCGTGATTCCGGCGCTCAACGAGGCGCTGCGCATCCGCGACGTCGTGGCGGGCGCGCTGCGCCAATGCAGCAACGTGATCGTGGTCGACGACGGTTCCGACGACGACACCGTGGAACGGATTGCCGCGCTGCCGGTGACCGTGCTGCGCAACCGGCAACGGCTGGGCAAGGGCGCCAGCCTGCGCCGCGGGTTCCAGGCCGCGCTTTCCGCCGGTGCCAGCGCGGTGCTGACCATGGACGGCGACGGCCAGCACCTGGCCGACGACATCCCGCGCCTGCTCGAGGCCGGCAACCTCTACCCCGGCCACATCGTCATCGGCGCGCGCCTGCGCCGGCGCTCGCAACAGCCGCGCTACCGGCGCGCCGCCAACGCCTTCGCCGACTGGGGCATCGCCTGGGGCACCGGCTACCAGATCGCCGATACCCAGAGCGGGCAGCGCCTGTACCCGGCCGAGGTCGCCGCGCTGGACGACGTGCCCGGCGAGGATTTCGTGTTCGAGGCGCAGATCCTGATCTCCGCGGCCCGCATGCTGGGCACCCGATGCGTGTCGGTGCCGATCGAGTCGCGCTACGCGGCCGCTGCATCCGCGCCCGGCGCGGCGGATGACACCGCCGTGCAGTTCCGGCGCAGCCACTTCCGCCCGCTGCGCGACTTCACCCGCATCACCAGCCACGTCGTCGGCCAGTGCTGGGACACCCGGCGCATGCCGGCGATCCTCCGCCAGATCCGCGCCAACCCGGCGCTGATCCACGATCCGGCCGGGGACTTCGACTCCCTGCGCGTCGCCCGACCCCACGCCTCCAAGAGCTGA